In Oryza brachyantha chromosome 1, ObraRS2, whole genome shotgun sequence, the following are encoded in one genomic region:
- the LOC107304506 gene encoding calreticulin-3-like isoform X2, giving the protein MDHLLSSGCLKAVDKTFASFSSPRGAAAGGFITEFDDVYSDIMDSKMLRGDQPDQPKDWDDRECIQDPGEVKLEGDNSVPKEISDPKE; this is encoded by the exons ATGGATCATCTTCTGTCAAGCG GCTGCCTAAAGGCAGTGGATAAAACATTTGCATCCTTTTCATCACCG cgcggcgcggcggccggtggaTTTATTACTGAGTTTGATGATGTTTATTCAGATATTATGGATAGTAAGATGTTACGAGGTGATCAGCCTGATCAG CCGAAAGACTGGGATGACAGGGAATGTATTCAAGATCCTGGTGAAGTTAAACTAGAG GGCGACAACTCTGTTCCAAAAGAGATTTCTGATCCAAAGGAGTAA
- the LOC102720645 gene encoding putative pentatricopeptide repeat-containing protein At2g01510 — translation MNSKIVANAAAAVPRSAMPLDAYMVKMGFDVPTYRLNFSFRSLLSSGHLHRARAVFDQMPQKNISSLNLLLSAYSRSGDLSAAQNLFLSSPHRDVVTWTIMMSAHAAADTSSDALSLFRAMLQEGVTLDRVALSTLLNIPGCAVPSLHPFAIKLGLHTDVFVCNTLLDAYCKHDLLSAARRVFLEMPDKDSVTYNAMIMGCSKEGLHAQALQLFSDMRHAGLTSTHFTFSSILAVAAGMDRLLLGRQFHALVVRSTSMLNVFVNNSLLDFYSKCGCLGDMRRLFDEMPVRDNVSYNVAIAAYAWNQCATTVLRLFRDMQKLGFDRQILPYATMLSLAGSLPHVQIGKQIHAQLLLLGLASQDILGNALIDMYSKCGMIDAAKSNFSKKSEKSAISWTAMITGYVQNGLHEEALQLFSDMRRAGLRPDRATFSSIIKASSSLTMMGLGRQLHSYLIRSGHKSSIFCGSALVDMYAKCGSLDEALRTFDEMPERNSISWNAVISAYAQYGQAKNAITMFEGMLHCGLNPDPVTFLSILAACSHNGLADECMKYFRLMKHHYSISPWKEHYSCVIDTLGRVGYFFEVQKMLVDMPFKDDPIIWTSILHSCRIHGNKGLARVAADKLFIMEPTDATPYVIMSNIYAKAGQWEDAAHVKKIMRDRGLRKDSGVSWVEIKQKIYSFSSNDLTSPVIDEIKGELERLYKEMDKQGYKPNTSCVLHLVDDDLKLESLKYHSERLAIAFALINTPPGAPIRIMKNLTACLDCHAVIKMISKIVNRDIIVRDSRRFHHFKDGVCSCGDYW, via the coding sequence ATGAACTCCAAAATCGTCGCCAATGCCGCGGCGGCCGTCCCCCGCTCCGCCATGCCTCTCGACGCTTACATGGTCAAGATGGGCTTCGACGTCCCCACCTACCGACTCAACTTCTCCTTtcgctccctcctctcctccggcCACCTCCatcgcgcccgcgccgtgtTTGACCAAATGCCCCAAAAGAACATCTCCTCCCTcaacctcctcctctccgcctATTCCAGGTCTGGCGATCTCTCCGCCGCTCAGaatctcttcctctcctcccctcatCGCGACGTCGTCACATGGACTATCATGATGAGCGCGCATGCTGCCGCCGACACAAGCTCCGATGCCTTGTCGCTCTTCCGTGCCATGCTCCAGGAGGGCGTCACTCTCGACCGTGTCGCCCTCTCCACCCTTCTTAACATTCCCGGCTGCGCTGTCCCGTCACTCCATCCCTTTGCCATCAAGCTCGGCCTCCATACCGATGTTTTCGTCTGCAACACGCTGCTGGACGCCTACTGCAAGCACGACCTCCTTTCTGCAGCCCGGAGAGTCTTTCTCGAGATGCCGGACAAGGACTCTGTCACGTACAACGCCATGATTATGGGCTGCTCCAAGGAGGGGCTGCACGCCCAGGCGCTCCAGCTATTTTCTGATATGCGCCATGCCGGTCTTACCAGCACCCACTTCACCTTCTCCAGCATTCTCGCAGTGGCAGCAGGTATGGATCGTCTCCTCCTTGGGCGTCAATTTCACGCTCTCGTGGTTAGATCCACATCAATGCTCAACGTCTTTGTTAACAACTCGTTGCTCGATTTCTACTCCAAATGCGGTTGCCTTGGCGACATGAGGAGATTGTTTGATGAGATGCCAGTGCGGGACAATGTCTCCTATAATGTGGCTATTGCAGCCTATGCTTGGAACCAGTGCGCCACCACGGTGCTGCGGCTGTTCAGGGACATGCAGAAGCTGGGTTTTGACAGGCAGATATTGCCTTATGCTACTATGCTAAGTTTAGCTGGTTCTCTTCCTCACGTGCAGATCGGGAAGCAAATACATGCTCAGTTGCTCCTTCTGGGCCTTGCTTCTCAGGATATTTTGGGCAATGCCCTGATTGATATGTACTCAAAATGTGGCATGATCGATGCTGCAAAGAGTaacttctctaaaaaaagtgaaaaatctGCCATTTCATGGACTGCAATGATCACTGGGTATGTGCAGAATGGACTGCATGAAGAAGCACTGCAGTTGTTCTCTGACATGAGAAGAGCTGGTCTAAGGCCTGATAGGGCAACGTTTTCAAGCATAATCAAGGCTTCCTCAAGCCTCACAATGATGGGGCTAGGAAGGCAATTGCATTCGTACCTCATAAGGTCAGGCCATAAGTCCAGCATATTCTGCGGGAGTGCGCTTGTTGACATGTATGCAAAGTGTGGCTCTTTGGACGAGGCACTACGAACATTTGATGAGATGCCCGAGAGGAATTCCATCTCATGGAATGCTGTTATTTCAGCCTACGCTCAATATGGACAGGCAAAGAATGCCATTACGATGTTTGAAGGCATGCTTCATTGTGGTCTTAATCCAGACCCAGTCACCTTCTTGAGTATACTAGCAGCATGCAGTCACAATGGTCTTGCAGATGAATGCATGAAGTACTTTCGCCTGATGAAACACCACTATAGCATATCACCCTGGAAGGAACACTATTCTTGTGTTATAGATACGTTGGGTCGAGtaggatatttttttgaagttCAGAAAATGTTGGTTGACATGCCATTCAAGGATGATCCAATAATATGGACCTCCATTCTTCACTCATGTCGGATTCATGGAAACAAGGGTTTAGCTAGAGTGGCAGCTGATAAACTGTTCATTATGGAACCGACAGATGCAACACCCTATGTTATAATGTCCAACATATATGCCAAAGCTGGTCAGTGGGAAGATGCTGCACATGTGAAGAAGATTATGCGAGACAGAGGACTTAGGAAAGATTCAGGTGTCAGTTGGGTTGAAATCAAGCAAAAGATATACAGCTTTTCTTCAAATGACCTAACCAGCCCAGTGATTGATGAGATTAAAGGTGAGCTAGAGAGATTGTACAAAGAGATGGACAAACAAGGCTATAAGCCCAACACGAGCTGTGTCTTGCATCTGGTTGATGACGACTTAAAGCTGGAGTCGTTAAAATACCACAGTGAGAGATTGGCCATTGCATTTGCTCTGATTAACACCCCACCTGGGGCACCAATCAGGATCATGAAGAATCTGACTGCCTGCCTAGACTGCCATGCTGTCATCAAGATGATATCAAAGATTGTTAACAGAGATATTATTGTAAGAGACTCACGCAGGTTCCACCATTTCAAGGATGGGGTTTGCTCCTGTGGAGACTACTGGTAG
- the LOC107304506 gene encoding calreticulin-3-like isoform X1, with translation MDHLLSSVHLLYMAGCLKAVDKTFASFSSPRGAAAGGFITEFDDVYSDIMDSKMLRGDQPDQPKDWDDRECIQDPGEVKLEGDNSVPKEISDPKE, from the exons ATGGATCATCTTCTGTCAAGCG TTCATCTCTTGTACATGGCAGGCTGCCTAAAGGCAGTGGATAAAACATTTGCATCCTTTTCATCACCG cgcggcgcggcggccggtggaTTTATTACTGAGTTTGATGATGTTTATTCAGATATTATGGATAGTAAGATGTTACGAGGTGATCAGCCTGATCAG CCGAAAGACTGGGATGACAGGGAATGTATTCAAGATCCTGGTGAAGTTAAACTAGAG GGCGACAACTCTGTTCCAAAAGAGATTTCTGATCCAAAGGAGTAA